A window of Ananas comosus cultivar F153 linkage group 4, ASM154086v1, whole genome shotgun sequence contains these coding sequences:
- the LOC109709738 gene encoding protein gar2, translating to MVLSHKKLKQKLRSLLAHSAAGESEGPREDDAAKEEIDQQVESIKELLGSKSRGSKPSKRPRRKKKPLPSSEESKSSEGDEGISEGVKENGGGVGVEEEKKSGKRKREEVDGDKEPKKKKKKKKKLKEKQKKKDKNTEKEKMRKGEEDEKGVEGNEKVVVESIQSINTAESEQNVKKVYVGGIPYYSTEDDIKSFFEGCGTVTEIDCMTFPESGKFRGIAILSFKTEAAANRALALDGADMGGFYLKIQPYKSNHTQKSDFAPQIVEGYNRIYVGNLSWDITEDDLRNFFSNCKISSIRFGTDKETGDFKGYAHVDFADNESLLAALKLDQKVVYGRPVRITCATPKRTISRREVETKSASKPNNVEESGDGASSGKKKKRRTCYVCGTPGHLSSSCPQKKAGEGDGSSGVTELKTSRKSIRSSS from the exons ATGGTATTATCCCACAAGAAGCTCAAGCAGAAGCTCCGCTCCCTTCTCGCCCACTCCGCCGCAGGGGAGTCGGAGGGGCCGCGCGAGGACGATGCAGCGAAGGAGGAGATCGATCAACAAGTGGAGAGCATCAAAGAGCTCTTGGGATCGAAATCTCGAGGATCCAAGCCGTCGAAGAGgccgaggaggaagaagaagccaCTTCCCAGCTCGGAGGAATCGAAATCATCCGAAGGAGACGAAGGGATTAGTGAAGGGGTTAAGGAGAATGGCGGGGGTGTTGGGgtagaagaggagaagaagagtggGAAGCGGAAGAGGGAGGAGGTCGATGGAGATAAGgagccgaagaagaagaagaagaagaagaagaagctaaaggagaagcagaagaagaaggataagaatacggagaaggagaagatgaggAAAGGAGAAGAGGATGAGAAAGGGGTCGAGGGTAATGAGAAAGTGGTGGTGGAATCGATTCAATCGATCAACACAGCTGAGAG TGAGCAAAATGTGAAAAAGGTCTATGTTGGTGGTATTCCATACTACTCAACAGAAGATGATATAAAGAGCTTTTTCGAGGGATGTGGCACTGTGACTGAAATTGATTGCATGACCTTTCCGGAAAGTGGAAAGTTCCGAGGAATCGCCATTCTTTCTTTTAAG ACGGAAGCTGCTGCCAACAGGGCTTTAGCTCTCGACGGTGCCGATAT GGGTGGCTTTTATCTAAAGATCCAGCCGTACAAGTCCAACCACACTCAAAAATCAGATTTTGCACCCCAAATTGTGGAGGGCTACAATAGAATATATGTGGGGAACCTATCATGGGATATAACCGAGGACGATCTACGAAACTTCTTCTCCAACTGCAAAATCTCATCCATACGATTCGGGACAGACAAGGAGACAGGGGACTTTAAGGGCTATGCGCATGTCGACTTTGCTGATAACGAGTCTCTGCTGGCAGCTTTGAAGCTCGACCAGAAGGTGGTTTATGGTCGGCCGGTGAGGATCACATGCGCGACCCCAAAAAGGACGATTTCTAGAAGGGAGGTTGAGACAAAGTCGGCTTCGAAGCCTAACAATGTTGAGGAGAGCGGAGATGGTGCAAGCtcagggaagaagaagaaaaggcgaACATGCTACGTCTGCGGCACTCCGGGCCATCTCTCTTCATCTTGTCCGCAGAAAAAAGCTGGCGAGGGTGATGGTTCTTCTGGTGTTACTGAATTGAAGACGAGCAGAAAATCTATTCGAAGCTCCTCATAG
- the LOC109709740 gene encoding coatomer subunit zeta-2-like, whose protein sequence is MDSCPSVKNILLLDSEGKRVAVKYYTDEWPTLAAKLAFEKSLFTKTLKTNARTEPEITMFDGYIVIYKFIQDLHFFVTGANDENELILAAVLQGFFDVVGLLLRDSVDKRTALENLDLILLCLDEIVDGGIVLETEGTLIAGKVATNGLDGATSLSEQTISQALATAREHLARSLLT, encoded by the exons ATG GATTCTTGTCCTTCAGTTAAAAATATACTTCTCCTTGATTCTGAGGGGAAGCGAGTAGCTGTCAAGTATTATACAGATGAGTGGCCCACACTTGCTGCAAAGCTGGCATTTGAGAAATCTCTCTTTACAAAGACTTTGAAGACTAATGCTCGGACTGAAC CGGAAATAACAATGTTTGATGGCTACATTGTCATCTACAAGTTCATTCAGGACCTGCATTTTTTTGTAACCGGAGCAAATGATGAAAATGAGCTCATATTGGCCGCTGTACTTCAAGGATTCTTTGATGTGGTTGGCCTACTTCTCAG GGACAGTGTAGATAAGAGGACAGCCCTGGAAAACCTGGATTTAATCCTTCTATGCCTTGATGAAATTGTTGATGGAGG GATCGTTCTTGAGACTGAAGGAACCCTAATTGCTGGAAAAGTTGCAACCAATGGCCTTGATGGGGCCACGTCCTTGTCTGAGCAG ACCATATCACAAGCTCTTGCCACTGCTCGTGAACATTTAGCCAGATCCCTTCTCACGTGA
- the LOC109709737 gene encoding protein UPSTREAM OF FLC, with protein MAVASRGRSELMRQWRDRATSPERTKVWTEPKTKISERKVPVVYYLCRNGQLEHPHFMEVTLSSSDGLYLRDVVNRLNLLRGKGMAQLYSWSSKRSYKNGYVWHDLGEDDFIHPAHGNEYVLKGSELLLPITISASQDTSASSSSFSSSGFEKPLEIHRSAHDDSGLALAAAARRKKPTPWSSMDLGEYKVYKTEATAEAAARAAADAATQTEEKRLPRGRRGPPRGEDRAEAPSAAAEDEGAAAAELGSDEISPPPSSSSPETLETLIKADGRSIVAAPAAAADRTVGSFAMGRMRASAVLMHLISCGSISVKEHGSVVVPRGRDVLTRGQSDLSGKDLDRLVENPGFTGLDKEYFSGSLVETKKTVSEGAAEFPGLKRSSSYNADRSARLELVENEIESARAKCIPRKPRIVSRSNLGSKRFVDENAPHQS; from the exons ATGGCGGTGGCTTCTAGAGGGAGATCGGAGCTGATGCGGCAATGGAGGGATCGGGCGACGAGCCCCGAGAGGACGAAGGTGTGGACGGAGCCGAAGACGAAGATCTCCGAGAGGAAGGTCCCTGTGGTGTACTACCTCTGCAGAAATGGCCAATTGGAGCATCCGCACTTCATGGAGGtcaccctctcctcctccgatGGACTCTATCTCAGAG ATGTGGTCAATCGATTGAATCTACTCAGAGGGAAAGGGATGGCGCAATTGTACTCGTGGTCTTCGAAACG GAGCTACAAGAACGGATACGTGTGGCACGATCTCGGCGAGGACGATTTCATCCACCCAGCTCACGGAAACGAGTACGTCCTCAAGGGATCGGAGCTCCTCCTTCCGATCACGATCTCGGCATCGCAGGATACCTCGGCGTCGTCGTCCTCGTTCTCCTCGAGCGGCTTCGAGAAGCCTCTCGAGATCCACCGATCCGCGCACGACGACTCCGGCCTCGcgctcgcggcggcggcgaggaggaaGAAGCCGACGCCGTGGTCGTCGATGGATCTCGGCGAGTACAAGGTCTACAAGACGGAGGCCACGGCGGAGGCTGCCGCGCGGGCGGCGGCGGACGCGGCGACGCAGACCGAGGAGAAGCGGCTCCCGCGGGGGCGCCGCGGCCCCCCGCGCGGCGAGGACCGCGCCGAGGCCccctccgcggcggcggaggacgagggcgccgcggcggcggagctcgGCAGCGACGAGATCTCTCCCCCGCCCTCGTCCTCGAGCCCCGAAACCCTAGAGACGCTCATAAAGGCCGATGGGCGGAGCATcgtcgccgcccccgccgccgccgcggatcGGACGGTGGGGAGCTTCGCGATGGGGCGGATGCGCGCGTCGGCGGTGCTGATGCACCTGATCTCGTGCGGGTCCATCTCGGTGAAGGAGCACGGGTCGGTGGTGGTGCCGCGGGGCAGGGATGTGCTGACACGTGGACAGTCGGATCTGAGCGGGAAGGATCTCGACCGGTTGGTGGAGAACCCGGGGTTCACGGGGCTGGATAAGGAGTACTTCAGCGGGAGCTTGGTGGAGACGAAGAAGACGGTGAGCGAAGGCGCCGCCGAGTTTCCGGGATTGAAGCGCTCGTCCTCTTACAACGCCGACAG GAGCGCAAGATTGGAGTTGGTTGAAAACGAAATTGAAAGCGCACGTGCCAAGTGCATCCCAAGAAAGCCCAGGATCGTCTCACGTAGCAATCTCGGAAGCAAGCGTTTCGTGGACGAAAATGCACCTCACCAGTCATAG